Proteins encoded together in one Macadamia integrifolia cultivar HAES 741 chromosome 8, SCU_Mint_v3, whole genome shotgun sequence window:
- the LOC122087372 gene encoding LOW QUALITY PROTEIN: pentatricopeptide repeat-containing protein At5g04780, mitochondrial-like (The sequence of the model RefSeq protein was modified relative to this genomic sequence to represent the inferred CDS: deleted 1 base in 1 codon) — translation MRTLQRKYRELCNSISFYPRCFSIFLQGESEMTYPASLICVSTNGYELFSLHNLLQRCARNKAAKEGKICHGRVVLYGLGENILTSNILINMYSKCGLLESACQIFARMPKRSPVSWNTIIGAHTQHGEEEEALKLFMLMLKGGNPPSEFTLSSILCACAAKLAVCESKQLHAFALKTAMNSNVFVGTAVLDVYAKCNLTEDARLVFDTMSERSGVTWSSMVAGYVQNDLYEEALILFHRAQKMGLERSQFTLSAAVSACASLAAVIEGSQLHAVLVRTGFVSNLFVAASLIDMYAKCGSIEEAYFVFASMEGKNVVLWNAMISGFARHARFMEVMILFEKMQQMGIYPNEITYVSILSVCSHVGLIERGQIYFDLMNGDPSVESNVHHYSCMVDLLGRAGMIHEAWDLIETMPLKASASMWGSLLSSCRNHGNYELAEIAAKHLFEIEPHNAGNHVLLSNVYAANKRWDEVARSRKLLKDSGVKKVMGKSWIEVKGRVHTFMVGDRSHLRIDDIFAKLEDLADEMKKLDYMAETEQDLHDVEEDQKKELLRHHSEKLALAFALISFPPGTHIVIKKNLRICRDCHSFMKLASRIARRKIIVRDTNRFHHFRDGSCSCGDFW, via the exons ATGAGAACCTTACAACGGAAATATAGGGAATTGTGCAATTCCATTAGTTTTTATCCTAGATGCTTTTCAATTTTCCTCCAAGGTGAATCTGAGATGACATACCCAGCCAGTCTTATATGTGTCAGCACCAATGGTTATGAATTATTTAGTTTACACAATCTCTTGCAAAGATGTGCAAGGAACAAGGCAGCTAAGGAAGGGAAGATATGCCACGGGAGAGTTGTTCTTTATGGTCTAGGAGAGAACATACTTACATCAAATATTCTCATTAACATGTATTCAAAATGTGGACTTTTAGAGTCTGCATGCCAGATCTTTGCTAGGATGCCTAAGCGAAGCCCAGTTTCCTGGAATACCATAATTGGTGCACATACTCAGCatggggaggaggaagaagctCTTAAACTTTTTATGCTGATGTTAAAAGGAGGAAACCCACCAAGTGAATTCACCCTGTCAAGTATTCTTTGTGCATGTGCAGCGAAGTTGGCTGTCTGTGAGAGCAAACAATTACATGCATTTGCTCTAAAAACTGCAATGAATTCCAATGTCTTTGTGGGTACCGCTGTGCTTGATGTTTATGCAAAGTGTAATTTGACTGAAGATGCTCGCCTGGTATTTGATACCATGTCTGAAAGAAGTGGTGTCACATGGAGTTCAATGGTAGCTGGTTATGTGCAAAATGATCTTTATGAGGAGGCTCTGATTTTGTTTCATAGAGCTCAAAAGATGGGGTTGGAACGGTCTCAGTTTACACTCTCTGCTGCTGTTAGTGCTTGCGCTAGTTTGGCTGCAGTTATTGAAGGTAGCCAGTTGCATGCAGTGTTGGTAAGAACTGGTTTTGTTTCAAACCTTTTTGTGGCTGCCTCTCTCATAGATATGTATGCAAAGTGTGGAAGCATTGAAGAAGCTTACTTTGTATTTGCTAGCATGGAAGGGAAGAATGTTGTCTTGTGGAATGCGATGATCTCGGGATTTGCTAGACATGCACGCTTCATGGAGGTGATGATACTGTTTGAGAAAATGCAGCAGATGGGTATATATCCAAATGAAATTActtatgtttctattttatctgTCTGTAGTCATGTTGGTTTGATTGAAAGGGGTCAGATATATTTTGACTTGATGAATGGAGATCCAAGTGTGGAGTCCAACGTGCACCACTATTCATGCATGGTTGATCTTCTAGGCAGGGCCGGGATGATTCACGAAGCTTGGGACTTGATCGAGACAATGCCACTTAAGGCTTCTGCTTCCATGTGGGGATCTTTGTTGTCATCTTGCAGGAACCATGGGAATTATGAATTGGCTGAGATTGCAGCAAaacatttgtttgaaattgaACCTCATAATGCAGGAAACCATGTATTGCTGTCGAACGTATATGCAGCCAATAAAAGGTGGGATGAAGTTGCAAGGTCGAGGAAGCTTCTCAAGGACAGTGGGGTGAAAAAGGTGATGGGGAAGAGTTGGATTGAAGTTAAGGGCAGGGTTCACACCTTCATGGTTGGAGACAGAAGCCATCTTAgaattgatgatatttttgcCAAATTGGAGGATTTAGCTGatgagatgaagaagctagACTACATGGCTGAGACTGAACAGGACCTGCACGATGTGGAGGAGGATCAAAAGAAAGAGCTTTTGAGGCACCATAGTGAGAAGCTGGCTCTTGCCTTTGCACTGATAAGCTTCCCACCTGGTACACATATTGTGATCAAGAAGAATCTTCGAATCTGC AGGGACTGCCACTCCTTTATGAAGCTTGCATCGAGGATTGCAAGGAGAAAAATCATTGTGCGGGATACTAACCgttttcaccattttagggATGGATCTTGTTCATGTGGGGACTTCTGGTGA